One Myxococcaceae bacterium JPH2 DNA window includes the following coding sequences:
- a CDS encoding chain-length determining protein, protein MTSPAAEPRPPPPPRRAPPPPYMPEREETNAPADLIDWGFLLDSVGFVKNAVLRHWFLGLVIIVAMGGLGSVAGKLMPRKYHVETRLLTYRNLIIAALVNPGRSIPVEADQPTRAAWEMVLSRDNLKAIIQQAKLVEYRELMRSPISHLKEKLLKKKPPVLAPEDEQDALIAQLEQGLTVMAEGGTGTVTIGVDWSDPQLAMNIVEAAQKNFLEARHDAEVSAISESVRVLEGQVAREKENIKKAIAELEAAVKQAELRRKKADSDPVKARARELLLQADHNLAQLKFMVQSKRRAIADVEELRARRLAELRAQLTEQRTVFSPQHPVITDLEQKIAAMQADSPQLASMRAEEQALIQEYLRMGGHDVDSPTDQSMAPMAGALLGTPDDPQVAVATDTMRVMVSRHTEKLRRLDLAQTELEISKASFKHRYTVLTPALFPEKPTKPNTKLIAIGGVVGGVALAVFAAVALDILRRRILERWQVERILKLPVLADLERR, encoded by the coding sequence ATGACGTCACCCGCGGCCGAGCCTCGGCCGCCCCCGCCACCCCGGCGCGCCCCCCCGCCTCCGTACATGCCGGAGCGCGAGGAGACGAACGCGCCCGCGGACCTCATCGACTGGGGCTTCCTCCTGGACTCGGTGGGGTTCGTGAAGAACGCGGTGCTGCGGCACTGGTTCCTCGGGCTCGTCATCATCGTGGCGATGGGCGGACTGGGCTCTGTCGCGGGCAAGCTGATGCCGCGCAAGTACCACGTGGAGACGCGGCTGCTCACCTACCGCAACCTCATCATCGCGGCGCTGGTGAACCCGGGCCGCTCCATCCCCGTGGAGGCGGATCAACCCACCCGCGCCGCGTGGGAGATGGTGCTCAGCCGCGACAACCTCAAGGCCATCATCCAGCAGGCCAAGCTGGTGGAGTACCGCGAGCTGATGCGCTCGCCCATCAGCCACCTGAAGGAGAAGCTGCTGAAGAAGAAGCCGCCGGTGCTCGCGCCGGAGGACGAGCAGGACGCGCTCATCGCGCAGCTCGAGCAGGGCCTCACCGTCATGGCCGAGGGTGGCACGGGCACCGTCACCATCGGCGTGGACTGGAGCGACCCGCAGCTCGCGATGAACATCGTGGAGGCGGCGCAGAAGAACTTCCTGGAGGCGCGCCACGACGCGGAGGTCTCCGCCATCAGCGAGTCCGTCCGCGTCCTGGAGGGACAGGTCGCGCGCGAGAAGGAGAACATCAAGAAGGCCATCGCCGAGCTGGAAGCGGCGGTGAAGCAGGCCGAGCTGCGCCGCAAGAAGGCGGACTCGGATCCGGTGAAGGCGCGCGCCCGCGAGCTGCTCCTCCAGGCGGACCACAACCTGGCCCAGCTCAAGTTCATGGTGCAGTCCAAGCGGCGCGCCATCGCGGACGTCGAGGAGCTGCGCGCCCGGAGGCTCGCCGAGCTGCGCGCCCAGCTCACCGAGCAGCGCACGGTGTTCAGCCCGCAGCACCCGGTCATCACCGACCTGGAGCAGAAGATCGCGGCCATGCAGGCGGACTCGCCGCAGCTCGCGTCGATGCGCGCCGAGGAGCAGGCGCTCATCCAGGAGTACCTGCGCATGGGCGGGCATGACGTGGACTCGCCGACGGACCAATCCATGGCGCCCATGGCGGGCGCGCTGTTGGGCACGCCGGATGATCCGCAGGTGGCGGTGGCCACGGACACGATGCGGGTGATGGTGTCGCGCCACACGGAGAAGCTGCGCCGGCTGGATTTGGCGCAGACGGAGCTGGAGATTTCCAAGGCGTCCTTCAAGCACCGGTACACGGTGCTGACGCCGGCGTTGTTCCCGGAGAAGCCCACCAAGCCCAACACGAAGCTCATCGCGATTGGGGGCGTGGTGGGGGGCGTGGCGCTGGCCGTCTTCGCGGCGGTGGCGCTGGACATCCTGCGGCGGCGCATCCTGGAGCGCTGGCAGGTGGAGCGAATCCTGAAGTTGCCGGTGCTGGCGGACCTGGAGCGGCGCTGA
- a CDS encoding response regulator, whose protein sequence is MEPQLRTVLLVEDSPMFRKMLADLLRDHLGVAEVVEVSSGQAAIKHLQSSARPDLVCLDLTLPDVSGYDVCEHIRRSPAVADVPVLMVSARNLPEDKAHAEEAGATGYLGKPFTTEEFAKRVQQALKAPARRRNP, encoded by the coding sequence ATGGAGCCCCAACTGCGCACCGTCCTCCTGGTGGAGGACTCCCCGATGTTCCGGAAGATGCTGGCCGACCTCTTGCGCGACCACCTTGGCGTCGCGGAGGTGGTGGAGGTGTCGAGCGGCCAGGCCGCCATCAAGCACCTGCAGAGCAGCGCGCGGCCGGACCTCGTGTGCCTGGACCTCACGCTGCCGGACGTGTCCGGCTATGACGTGTGTGAGCACATCCGCCGCTCGCCCGCGGTGGCGGACGTGCCGGTGCTGATGGTCAGCGCGCGCAACCTCCCCGAGGACAAGGCGCACGCCGAGGAGGCCGGCGCCACCGGCTACCTGGGCAAGCCCTTCACCACGGAGGAGTTCGCCAAGCGCGTGCAGCAGGCGCTCAAGGCCCCGGCGCGCCGGAGGAATCCATGA
- a CDS encoding polysaccharide biosynthesis/export family protein encodes MSPTRPRPAVLSRALACVALLGLAPACGGLGKYVWVDEYQEKPPAVDAAYRIVPGDVLSIRVWNQESLTTRAKVREDGRISLLFLDDVEAAGQTPALLSQQIQTRLKDFINHPVVTVSLEEAKPMTVTMMGEVSRIGPLVLEPTATLLQALAGAGGFTDYAHPDRIFVLRRDESELPAPTRIRVRYRDLIRAEGRAVGFRLRPGDVVVVE; translated from the coding sequence ATGTCCCCCACGCGCCCCCGCCCCGCCGTCCTCTCCCGCGCGCTCGCCTGCGTCGCGCTGCTCGGGCTTGCGCCCGCGTGCGGCGGCCTGGGCAAGTACGTCTGGGTGGACGAGTACCAGGAGAAGCCCCCCGCCGTGGACGCGGCCTACCGCATCGTCCCGGGGGACGTGCTCAGCATCCGCGTGTGGAACCAGGAGTCGCTCACCACGCGCGCCAAGGTGCGCGAGGACGGGCGGATCAGCCTGCTCTTCCTGGATGACGTGGAGGCCGCGGGCCAGACGCCGGCCCTGCTGTCGCAGCAGATCCAGACGCGCCTCAAGGACTTCATCAACCACCCCGTCGTCACGGTCTCCCTGGAGGAGGCCAAGCCCATGACGGTGACGATGATGGGCGAGGTGTCACGCATTGGGCCGCTGGTGCTGGAGCCCACCGCCACGCTGCTCCAGGCCCTGGCCGGCGCGGGAGGCTTCACCGACTACGCCCACCCGGACCGCATCTTCGTCCTGCGGCGCGACGAGTCCGAGCTGCCCGCCCCCACCCGCATCCGCGTGCGCTACCGCGACCTCATCCGCGCGGAGGGCCGCGCCGTGGGCTTCCGCCTGCGCCCTGGCGACGTGGTCGTGGTGGAGTAG
- a CDS encoding flippase, translated as MNTQNSTPQDSGQGDSTNEVRGAVRNTLQLGGSLLVTFAIALAIRPLMARYLGPEALGYFSWADSFSATFFIVTNLGLETYIRKEVAVRPEHASDFFGTTMLVRLGMTVLLMGALAVVLHFRNEPPEVRHLVQWFALAQALIIINACMAALLHAKGKVAGLSVSNIVTKLIWGGGLALAAAGGVGLQWLAIPIVAAESVKLGIGWRLAQTHLGLRFRVDWVATRRVMKDCLPYFLTAAALACNGRVDMSLLGTLGSMKEVGWYWGAWNIASLTFLINPIFGWVLMPLMSRAASRSEAELTQLTRRSLEGTLSVTVPMMMAMVLGAHSWVRLMNGPGFDESTMPLRVLSPLFVLVYVTMVSSVWLTMMNKPWWVTAAAVMGAVLDPLLNLVLVPVLHERLGDGGGATATALCMLITELLVTALFLWRMGRASFDRRSLVMLAKTTAVCLTCFAVDPLLSFIQPWVRLGLEAVLYVALILVTGAVRPAELALVLKLARNRGAPAPAPVAVPPLA; from the coding sequence GTGAACACCCAGAACTCCACTCCGCAGGACAGCGGCCAGGGCGACAGCACGAACGAAGTCCGAGGCGCGGTGCGCAACACCTTGCAGCTCGGCGGTTCGCTGCTCGTGACGTTCGCCATCGCGTTGGCCATCCGGCCGCTGATGGCGCGCTACCTCGGCCCCGAGGCGCTCGGCTACTTCAGCTGGGCGGACAGCTTCTCCGCCACCTTCTTCATCGTCACCAACCTGGGCCTGGAGACGTACATCCGCAAGGAAGTCGCGGTCCGGCCCGAGCACGCCAGCGACTTCTTCGGCACCACCATGCTCGTGCGGCTGGGCATGACGGTGCTGCTGATGGGCGCGCTCGCGGTGGTGCTCCACTTCCGCAACGAGCCCCCCGAGGTGCGCCACCTGGTGCAGTGGTTCGCGCTGGCGCAGGCGCTCATCATCATCAACGCGTGCATGGCGGCGCTGCTGCACGCCAAGGGCAAGGTGGCGGGGCTCTCCGTCTCCAACATCGTCACCAAGCTCATCTGGGGCGGCGGGCTCGCGCTCGCGGCGGCGGGCGGCGTGGGGCTCCAGTGGTTGGCCATCCCCATCGTCGCGGCCGAGTCCGTGAAGCTGGGCATCGGCTGGCGTCTGGCGCAGACGCACCTGGGCCTGCGCTTCCGCGTGGACTGGGTCGCCACCCGGCGCGTGATGAAGGACTGCCTGCCCTACTTCCTCACCGCCGCCGCGCTCGCGTGCAACGGCCGCGTGGACATGTCCCTTTTGGGCACGCTGGGCTCCATGAAGGAAGTGGGCTGGTACTGGGGCGCGTGGAACATCGCCAGCCTCACCTTCCTCATCAACCCCATCTTCGGCTGGGTGCTGATGCCGCTCATGTCGCGCGCCGCGTCCCGCTCGGAGGCGGAGCTGACGCAGCTCACCCGCCGCTCGCTGGAGGGCACGCTCTCCGTCACCGTCCCCATGATGATGGCCATGGTGCTGGGCGCCCACTCGTGGGTGCGGCTGATGAACGGGCCGGGCTTCGACGAGTCCACCATGCCGCTGCGCGTGCTGTCCCCGCTGTTCGTGCTCGTCTACGTCACCATGGTCAGCAGCGTGTGGCTCACCATGATGAACAAGCCCTGGTGGGTGACGGCCGCGGCGGTGATGGGCGCGGTGTTGGATCCGCTGCTCAACCTGGTGCTGGTGCCCGTGCTCCATGAGCGCCTGGGTGACGGCGGCGGCGCCACCGCCACCGCGCTGTGCATGCTCATCACCGAGCTGCTCGTGACGGCGCTGTTCCTGTGGCGCATGGGCCGCGCGTCGTTCGACCGGCGCTCGCTCGTCATGCTGGCCAAGACGACGGCCGTGTGCCTCACGTGCTTCGCGGTGGATCCGCTGCTGTCCTTCATCCAGCCGTGGGTCCGCCTGGGTCTGGAGGCGGTCCTCTACGTCGCGCTCATCCTCGTCACCGGCGCGGTGCGCCCGGCGGAGCTGGCCCTGGTGCTCAAGCTGGCGCGCAACCGAGGCGCCCCTGCCCCCGCCCCTGTCGCGGTCCCTCCTCTCGCGTGA
- a CDS encoding sugar transferase, with the protein MSSASSSAAVESPKSPTSSALPSGNPLLVKVEETTTDTPKLAPGIAAKMNLTVDLVLLAGVLTGSAWLGGQLPGNPGWALPGLIVIAVLVWLITGTALCLYDSRFAERSRLDHVALVSVTTLAVVTVLAVVQLGLPDAARVPGVAPLLVIFWPVALMLRLFVFRHMASQEAPMDEVLIVGTGAMGRYTGEDLLKRGRSTLLGYVRYHDDHSGDGLPATVLGTVDDLERILRTMPVSEVFIAGQTLRQGEAMQAAIKLAERFGVPFALPAHSFRLDRARPVDSAAVADGYLHFAAVAPKPHQMAMKRLFDIAVSAVAIWMLLPVFAVVAAGIKLTSRGPIFFKQLRTGQHGKPFYMLKFRSMVVNAEELKEKLAAMNEQSGPVFKMKNDPRITGIGRFIRKFSIDELPQFINVLRGEMSIVGPRPPVPSEVAKYETWQRRRLSVRPGLTCIWQVSGRNQISFEEWMYLDMQYIDHWSLTSDLRLLLQTVPVVITGRGAS; encoded by the coding sequence ATGAGCAGTGCAAGCTCTAGCGCCGCGGTCGAGAGTCCCAAGTCGCCGACGTCGTCGGCGCTCCCATCCGGGAATCCGCTGCTGGTCAAGGTCGAGGAAACCACCACCGACACGCCGAAGCTGGCGCCGGGCATCGCGGCCAAGATGAACCTGACCGTGGACCTGGTCCTGCTCGCGGGCGTGCTGACGGGCTCCGCGTGGTTGGGCGGGCAGCTCCCGGGCAACCCGGGCTGGGCGCTGCCGGGGCTCATTGTGATCGCCGTCCTGGTGTGGCTCATCACCGGCACGGCGCTGTGTCTGTACGACTCGCGCTTCGCGGAGCGCAGCCGCCTGGACCACGTGGCGCTCGTCTCGGTGACGACGCTCGCGGTGGTGACGGTGCTCGCCGTGGTGCAGCTGGGCTTGCCGGACGCGGCGCGCGTGCCCGGCGTGGCACCCCTGCTCGTCATCTTCTGGCCGGTGGCGCTGATGCTGCGCCTGTTCGTCTTCCGCCACATGGCCTCTCAGGAGGCGCCCATGGACGAGGTGCTCATCGTGGGCACCGGGGCCATGGGCCGCTACACGGGCGAGGACCTGCTCAAGCGCGGCCGCAGCACGCTCTTGGGCTACGTGCGCTACCACGACGACCACTCCGGAGACGGGCTGCCCGCGACCGTGCTCGGCACCGTGGATGATCTGGAGCGCATCCTGCGCACCATGCCGGTGAGCGAGGTCTTCATCGCCGGCCAGACGCTGCGCCAGGGCGAGGCCATGCAGGCCGCCATCAAGCTGGCCGAGCGCTTCGGCGTGCCGTTCGCGCTGCCGGCGCACAGCTTCCGCCTGGACCGCGCGCGCCCGGTGGACTCCGCCGCGGTGGCGGATGGCTACCTCCACTTCGCCGCGGTGGCGCCCAAGCCGCACCAGATGGCGATGAAGCGCCTGTTCGACATCGCGGTGTCCGCGGTGGCCATCTGGATGCTGCTGCCCGTCTTCGCGGTGGTGGCCGCCGGCATCAAGCTCACCTCGCGCGGCCCCATCTTCTTCAAGCAGCTGCGCACCGGACAGCACGGCAAGCCGTTCTACATGCTCAAGTTCCGCTCCATGGTGGTCAACGCCGAGGAGCTGAAGGAGAAGCTGGCGGCGATGAACGAGCAGTCGGGCCCCGTCTTCAAGATGAAGAACGACCCGCGCATCACCGGCATCGGCCGCTTCATCCGCAAGTTCTCCATCGACGAGCTGCCCCAGTTCATCAACGTGCTGCGCGGCGAGATGAGCATCGTCGGGCCGCGCCCGCCCGTGCCCTCCGAGGTCGCCAAGTACGAGACCTGGCAGCGCCGCCGCCTGTCCGTGCGCCCGGGTCTGACCTGCATCTGGCAGGTGTCCGGACGGAACCAGATCTCCTTCGAGGAGTGGATGTATCTGGACATGCAGTACATCGACCACTGGAGCCTCACCAGTGACCTGAGGCTCCTCTTGCAGACCGTGCCGGTGGTCATCACCGGACGCGGGGCCAGCTAG
- a CDS encoding molybdopterin molybdotransferase MoeA yields the protein MSLLSLSAARQAALGAIAPAAPERLPLALAHGRFLAAPLRATRSLPGCDNSAMDGWAVRAEETRGANRDHPVRLRVVDTVYAGALPARALRPGEAARIFTGAPLPNGADAIVRQEAARPADEGREVDIFVTVTPGHDLRRMGEEVLSGSPLFSAGLRVDAAVLGVLASLGDTTALVRPAPRVAVLATGDELVAPGQPALAHQVYESNLVLVSALAREAGAQVTQLTRVRDDEAALRDALLRLAPEVDVLITTGGASVGDRDHVKRVLTALGARFLVDGVALKPGKPVAVARLGTTAVVVLPGNPGAATVAFDQLARPLLLRHQGVHEHRRRITARLTEARHKQAGLTYLLTVSALESRGDGGDPWARLRPQGSGQILQNVGAEGWAVLPTGRADFAEGDRVDVELFDRPTFTPATSESPSP from the coding sequence ATGTCGCTCCTGTCCCTCTCCGCCGCGCGGCAGGCCGCCCTCGGCGCCATCGCTCCCGCGGCCCCCGAGCGTCTGCCGCTCGCGCTCGCCCATGGGCGCTTCCTGGCCGCGCCGCTCCGCGCGACACGCTCGCTGCCGGGCTGCGACAACTCCGCGATGGATGGCTGGGCCGTGCGCGCCGAGGAGACGCGAGGCGCCAACCGCGACCACCCGGTGCGCCTGCGCGTCGTCGACACCGTCTACGCCGGTGCCCTGCCCGCTCGCGCGCTGCGCCCCGGCGAGGCCGCCCGCATCTTCACCGGCGCCCCGCTCCCCAACGGAGCCGACGCCATCGTCCGCCAGGAGGCCGCGCGCCCCGCCGATGAGGGACGCGAGGTCGACATCTTCGTCACCGTCACTCCGGGCCACGACCTGCGCCGAATGGGCGAGGAAGTCCTCTCCGGCAGCCCGCTCTTCTCAGCAGGGCTGCGCGTGGATGCGGCCGTGCTCGGCGTGCTCGCGTCCCTGGGAGACACCACCGCGCTGGTGCGCCCCGCCCCACGCGTGGCGGTGCTCGCCACGGGAGATGAGCTGGTCGCTCCCGGCCAGCCCGCGCTCGCGCACCAGGTCTACGAGAGCAACCTCGTCCTCGTCTCCGCGCTCGCCCGTGAGGCCGGCGCGCAGGTGACACAGCTCACTCGCGTGCGCGACGACGAGGCCGCGCTGCGAGACGCCCTGCTGCGCCTCGCGCCCGAGGTGGACGTGCTCATCACCACCGGCGGCGCGTCGGTGGGAGACCGTGACCACGTGAAGCGCGTGCTGACCGCGCTTGGTGCGCGGTTCCTCGTGGACGGCGTGGCCCTCAAGCCCGGCAAGCCCGTGGCCGTGGCGCGCCTGGGCACCACCGCCGTCGTCGTGCTGCCCGGCAATCCTGGCGCGGCCACCGTCGCGTTCGACCAGCTCGCGCGCCCGCTCCTGCTGCGACATCAGGGCGTGCACGAGCATCGCCGTCGCATCACCGCGCGACTCACCGAGGCTCGGCACAAGCAAGCGGGCCTCACCTATCTCCTCACCGTCTCCGCGCTGGAATCGCGAGGCGACGGTGGCGACCCGTGGGCGCGGCTGCGGCCTCAAGGCTCGGGGCAGATTCTGCAGAACGTGGGCGCGGAGGGCTGGGCCGTCCTCCCCACCGGCCGCGCCGACTTCGCCGAGGGCGACCGCGTGGACGTGGAGCTGTTCGACCGTCCGACGTTCACGCCCGCGACCTCGGAGTCCCCGAGCCCATGA
- a CDS encoding molybdenum cofactor guanylyltransferase: protein MGRCPREVCVEKSARAPEHPDVTLALIAGGRGTRLSGVAKGLLVVEGRTVMERQLALAPLFAEVVLVANAPEPYARFGLRTVPDAIAGKGAPGGVHAALGAARTPWVFTVACDMPFVSAEVVRAVLAARSSEVDAVCGEVEGRWEPLLAVYRAGLAAEWGAALAEDPSLRRLLARARTRVLPESELRAVDPTLRAWVNVNTPEELARHGVSLPTR, encoded by the coding sequence ATGGGACGGTGTCCGAGGGAGGTGTGCGTGGAGAAGAGTGCCCGAGCCCCGGAGCATCCGGACGTGACGCTCGCCCTCATCGCGGGAGGACGCGGGACGCGGCTGTCCGGCGTGGCGAAGGGGCTGCTCGTCGTCGAGGGGCGCACGGTGATGGAGCGACAGCTCGCATTGGCCCCGCTGTTCGCGGAGGTGGTGCTGGTGGCGAACGCGCCGGAGCCCTATGCGCGCTTCGGGCTGCGCACGGTGCCGGACGCCATCGCGGGGAAGGGCGCGCCGGGGGGCGTGCACGCGGCGCTGGGGGCCGCGCGGACACCTTGGGTCTTCACGGTGGCGTGCGACATGCCCTTCGTCTCGGCCGAGGTGGTGCGCGCGGTGCTGGCGGCGCGGAGCTCGGAGGTGGACGCGGTCTGCGGTGAGGTCGAGGGGCGATGGGAGCCGTTGCTCGCGGTGTATCGCGCGGGGCTCGCGGCGGAGTGGGGTGCCGCGCTCGCGGAGGACCCCTCCCTGCGGCGACTGCTGGCGCGCGCGAGGACGCGGGTGCTGCCCGAGTCCGAGCTGCGCGCGGTGGATCCGACGTTGCGCGCCTGGGTGAACGTGAACACGCCCGAAGAACTCGCGCGCCACGGCGTCTCCCTGCCGACGCGATAG